A part of Capsicum annuum cultivar UCD-10X-F1 chromosome 6, UCD10Xv1.1, whole genome shotgun sequence genomic DNA contains:
- the LOC107875090 gene encoding transcription factor bHLH120-like produces MDCLSEIFCSQKIKDHDKQLIQIPSAPCQPHHQDLVKNDSNYKKKRRANDKERDSLTRKNLVQTKILHRDIERHRRQEMATVYATLRSHLPYESIKGKRSLSDQKT; encoded by the exons ATGGACTGTCTTTCGGAGATCTTCTGTTCCCAGAAAATCAAAGATCATGATAAGCAATTGATTCAAATTCCCTCCGCTCCATGCCAACCCCATCATCAAGATCTGGTCAAAAATGATTCCAATTATAAAAAGAAGAGGCGGGCAAATGATAAAGAAAGAGATTCTTTAACCAGAAAAAATTTGGTTCAGACGAAAATTTTGCATAGAGATATTGAAAGGCATAGAAGGCAAGAAATGGCTACTGTTTATGCTACTCTTAGATCACATCTTCCTTATGAATCTATCAAG GGAAAGCGCTCACTATCAGATCAAAAAActtga